A window of Companilactobacillus allii genomic DNA:
CTGGTAGGATTAATAAAGAGCAACGAAGAATTAGAGTAGTACGGTTCAACGGCATTTTGGGACTAGCAACAAAAGTTAATATAAAATCGACTTAAATTTAGTAGTCGCGCAAGCTCAATACATGATTTGCTAGGATCCTTAGTTGAACAACAAGTGTTAGTAGTAAGATTTGTTTTACGGTAGCAAGATTCAGATTCAGGTTTATGTGAAAGTACATGGTACATAAGTATTACATGATAAATTAAGAAGTTGATGAAAACTACAGTGGATTTCATCTTACCACTTCAAATGAATTTGACCCCGTCAGTTGGACGGGGTCTTTTTCTTTGCTCTATTTAGATTTTAGGTAATATGTGAGTCATATGATAGAATTAAATTGGATTAAATAAAGGCAGAGGAGCATTAATATGAAGAAAAGAATAATGGCTATTGTTTTTGCAATGGCAATGATTCCAACTAATATAGGTGTAGTACAAGCCTCCAGTGAAACTAATTCAACTACTGGTAATATGTGTCGTACTAATACTAGGGATAATATGAGAAGTAATCATATGAATTTAGCCAAGTATGATGGGAAAGATGTAGTTATAGTTGAAAATGATCCTAAATCTGACAGTAGAACTGTTGGATTATATAAAAAGGAAAATGGCAAGCTAGTTTATACTGGCAAGAGAGTCAATCAGGTAAAGGGGAAGTCTATGCAACTATGGAAGGCTGATAAGGTCAGCATTAATGGTAAGACTTGTTGGCAAATTGGTGATAATCTTTACTTGAAATCTTCACGTGTTGCAAAAATTAATATGGATAAAATGAAGGGATATGGACAAGAGGCTAGTAACTTTGGTAATTATCCAGAGACTAATACAGCTTCTGAAAGTGACACTGTTCATGTTAACAATTTGAATGGAGATTATGTACCAGTGATGACTCTTCAAAAGGATGGATCATTCGCTGAGTCGATTAATCGAAGTCTTGAAAATGATACTGATTGGCAAACTGATAAGGTTAGAAAATATAACGGTAATATTTATTGCCGTGTTGCTAGTAATGAATGGGTTAATGCTACGGATTATGTTGTTACGGAATAAATTTAATTGAATTTTTGAGTACAAAAATAGCGCTACTATCAGGGAGGAAAGGGCGCTTTTTGTTTGTTTATTATTTTGAAATGAGCTGCAAAGCGACAAACCTCTGCGCTTACTACGAATAATAAATGCACTAACTTCGTTAGCACAATTATTAATCTAGGTAATGCTCAAGGTTTACCCGTCACTTTTCCGCTCTCTGGTTGAAACGAGCTGCAAAGGCCAGATTCCTGCGCCTGCTACGAATAAGAACTGCATCGCTTCGCGCTACATTCCTTATTCTAGGCAGTGCTCAGAATCTCCCGGCCTTTTCCGCTCTCTGGTTTAGCCTAGCACTTCAACTGTAACGTTTTGGCGTCCGAATGATAATGCTTGTGAGTTAGGCATAGCAATGTCCAATTGGTTAGGGTTGCTGTATGCGAATGAGCCTGTGTCATTAACTACACGATCGTAAACTGTACCATTACTTGCTGTGATTCTTAAGTGTGTGCCTTTTGGATATTTTGATAGGTTGGCGGCAACTCCGCTGTAACCCATGTTTGATCCAAGTACTGCTGGGTCATATGCTGTGGCGTTCATTGTAATTGTTTCTTTAACATTGTCATCTGACATGTATTTACCATTGATCCATTGGCTTCCACCTAAGTCATACCAAACTTGACCAGATGCATCAGTTGTTTGGGCATAAACTGTGTAACCTGAACCACCGGCAACTGTATTACCAGTGAAATAGCCACCATTTGCTGAACTGTAAAGATTTACACTACCACTGGCACTAACGTACATCATCTTGTTAACTGATGTTGTAGGTGCTGTTGTTGAGATATCTGAAGAATTGATCCATTGATTCTTACCAACGGCATAATAAACTGTGCCATCAATGTTAGCTGTTTTACTAATAGCCCATGCAGTGTTATCAGCAAGTCTATTACCTGTATCACCAACAGCACCGTTTGAGTTAGGTGTTGTATAAATTGCAGCGCCATTAGCGTTTTTAATATAAATTACACCTGATGTTGATTCATATGAAACTGTAGCAGCTTGAACTACTGAAGTTGAGCCCAATGTTACAAGTGCAAGTGAAGCAACTGTTAGTACTGATGCAGCGATATTTTTGATTTTCATTATAAGATATATCCCCCGTAGAATATGTATGTTTATTTTTTTTATATTTATGAGTATCAATTAACCTGGCAGTTAGTTGTATACTCCAATTTTTTCTAACCGAGAAATATCATATAACGTATGGTACAAAAAAAGTTGAATATAACCTAAACGTAAATTAGGTATAATCCAACTGTAAAGTTCATGTAACACTATTGAAACATTAGAGATACTTTTTAACTTCAACTAGAAGTTTGTCGACAGTGTTGATAACAATACCATTCATCTTAATAAGACCGATGGTGTAGTTATTGATGTAGCCAAACGGATTCTCACCGATACCT
This region includes:
- a CDS encoding SLAP domain-containing protein; amino-acid sequence: MKKRIMAIVFAMAMIPTNIGVVQASSETNSTTGNMCRTNTRDNMRSNHMNLAKYDGKDVVIVENDPKSDSRTVGLYKKENGKLVYTGKRVNQVKGKSMQLWKADKVSINGKTCWQIGDNLYLKSSRVAKINMDKMKGYGQEASNFGNYPETNTASESDTVHVNNLNGDYVPVMTLQKDGSFAESINRSLENDTDWQTDKVRKYNGNIYCRVASNEWVNATDYVVTE